In a single window of the Geotrypetes seraphini chromosome 11, aGeoSer1.1, whole genome shotgun sequence genome:
- the GNG13 gene encoding guanine nucleotide-binding protein G(I)/G(S)/G(O) subunit gamma-13 — MEEDEIDIPQMKKELESLKHQLAFKREMSSKSIPELVKWIEDGVPNDPFLNPALMKSNPWVERGKCSIL, encoded by the exons ATGGAGGAAGATGAAATAGATATACCCCAGATGAAAAAAGAACTGGAAAGTCTGAAACATCAGCTGGCTTTCAAGCGAGAAATGTCCTCCAAGTCTATACCTGA GCTGGTTAAATGGATAGAAGACGGTGTTCCAAATGATCCATTCCTGAATCCCGCCCTTATGAAAAGCAACCCATGGGTGGAAAGGGGGAAGTGCTCCATCCTGTGA